The Flavobacterium faecale genomic sequence CGAAACAAAATCGTAAAATGTATCGTGGGCTGATGCAGCTTGCGGAATTTCTTTGTTTGGTTCTGGTTTGACAGAGTGAATCAGGTCGGGGAATTTTATAGCATCTTGGATAAAAAAGATAGGCATGTTGTTTCCAACCAAATCCCAAGTTCCTTCTTGGGTATAAAATTTCACAGCAAATCCTCGCACATCACGTGCAAGATCTGGTGAACCTTTTGATCCTGCTACGGTAGAAAATCGAACAAATACTGGAGTTGTTCTCTTCACATCGGTAAAAATTCCAGCTTTACTATATTGTTCTATACTTTCATAAAGTTCAAAAACGCCATGTGCTGCGCTTCCTCTAGCATGCACAATACGCTCAGGTATGCGCTCGTGGTCAAAACTGGTGATTTTTTCACGCAATAAAAAGTCTTCTAAAAGGGTAGAGCCTCTTTCTCCAGATTTCAGAGAATTGTTGGTGTCATTAACTTTCAATCCTTGATTGGTGGTCATCACTTTGCCAGTGCTGTCTTTTTCAGAAGCTTTTAGAGCCTCTGTCTTTGCAGATCCTAGATTTTCTTTTTTATTCGTAGCCATGTTACAAGTTTTTATGAGTTGATAAAGTTGCTGTTTGCGTATGCTTTACTAGTATTCGGTTTAATTGCGAATAGTTAACTGTTTTAGAGTGACAATGCCGATCTATTTTGATAGTATTTTGGGCAGCAATTGTACTTTTCTTTAAATATTTTCGAAAAATAACTTCTGCTAGTGAGTCCTATTGTGTAGACAATTTCAGAAATATTTAATTCTGAAGTTCGAATTAAATTTTCGGCAATTTCGACCCTCGCATTACGTACAAAGTCAGTTACCGTTCTATTATGTAAAATTTTGAAACCTTCTTGAAGTTTCAAAGGTGATAAACCTGATCTTTTGCTCAAATATTTAATGCTATAAGGCATAGCAGGATGCTTTATAATGGAATCAGATAATTCTTTGACCATCTTCATTTCGTATTGATTCAGTTGAAATGCAGCTGTATCATTGGTCATTGTGTCCAATCTATGTTGTTCAATTTCTAAAGCTAAAATCAAATAAATAGTACTGTTGGTCAATAAATTTCGAACCAAAGCATCTTCGCTAATAGCTTTTAAGGATTGTATTTTGTCGAAAATTCGAAGATTAAGCGAACCTACGTACGAGAAAGCTTGACTGTTTGTCGAGTCTAGAAAAGTATTTTTTAATTGGGAACGAAGTTCATGATCTGACACAGATAATGCGTCTACAATTACAATCGAAAATTTAATGTGCTCGTTGGCAGAAAAGCGTAGTGCATTTTTATTTTGATCGGTATTTGAAAATATGATCGTCTGGAAAGCCTCAATTTCTTTAGTGTCTTCCCCAGTTCCAGTGCTTTGCTTTATCGTTCCTTGTGAGCAATATCCAAAATATACAGAGTTTGATTGGTCAATTTTGTATAGAATAGATAGGTCTTCATGAAAAACGAGATCATATTCCATATATAAAATAGCATTTTCAACCGGAATCCCAGAGATGCGTCCTTTTGCTATTTCATTGTCAATCTGAAGCTGAAATTCATTTGACTTTACTTCCAATTGTCCTCCTAACTGACGTTGTAAATCAGTAAATAATTCATTTATATCGTTCGAAATTATGGATAAAGTCTTCATGTCTTGAATTTAAAATGGTCAGTGAGCGCTAGTTTTGAATTTTGATGTTACAAAGTTGCGCAGGATTGCCTTGAAAACTGTTACATAATTTTGATATTGGGTTATAGAATTTTAAGGATATAATGAGAATTGACTAAAAAAAGGAATATACTTGATGGCCTATAACCATTCAATTGCCTGATAAACTTTTAATTCGAAAAGAAAAAAAGTAGTTAAAAAGTATTTTTAGTAATCCCTTAAATCCGCAAGCTTTATTAACAGGAAGAATAAAAAGCCAATAAAAACAATGCTTTAAAGGCATTTTTCTTCCCTGAAATTTCACTAAATTTAGTGAAACTCGTAGCAAGGTGAAAATTACAACATCCTTAGAAAACATCAACTCATTTGGCGGATTAAATTTTATATCTTCCGAATTCGATCAATTAGAATTACCTAAACTAATCACATCCTCTTTAGGAAGCCGTTCACTATTAACCACTTACCAATATCACGATATTATTAAAAATATTTGGATGATTTTGTTCTCTGGAGGTGATTGTGCCGAGGATATTCAAACAAATTTAAAATCAGAACTTTCCAATGTTTTGAATATGAAAATTTGTTCGGCAGACACCATTTTGCGTCTCCAAAAAGAACTTAGTTTGGTCAAAGAAATTCATTTGAGTAAAAATAACGTTGAAAATCAGTTTAGTAATCATCCCTTTTTAAATAAATTAAACCTATCCATTCTATTGTTAACCAATCAGTTAGAAAAAGGAAAAAGTTATGACTTAGATTTTGATAATCAATTTATTGCTTGTGAAAAATATGACGCGAAGAAAGGCTATAAAAAACTACGAGGTTATTTTCCAGGTATTGCAACTATTGGAAAAAACATTGTTTATTTAGAAAATAGAAATGGCAATTGTAATGTAAAATTCAAGCAAGAAGAAACGCTTTCTAATGTTTACAAAATGCTGCAATCTAACAATATTAGTGTAAAAAGAAGCCGAATGGATTGTGGTTCTTTTACCAAGGCTGTTATTGATGTTGTGCAAGAAAACAGCGAATTGTTTTATATTCGTGCGCAACGCTGTTCTGAACTCAATGAGACTATTAAAGCTGTTAAGAAATGGAAAAAAGTAACCATCGGCTTTAAAGAATTTGAAGTAGCTAGTGTCAACTACATACCTTTCAACGGAAATAAAACTTATAGATATGTAGTAAGTAGAGAGGCTAATAAGAATAGTCAAATAGATGTTTTTCAAGGAGATAACTTCATTTATAGAGCAATAATAATCAATGACAATGAAATGAGCGACCAAGAAGTGGTTTGCTTTTACAATCAAAGAGGTGGTTCTGAAAAAATATTTGATGAAATGAATAATGATTTTGGTTGGGGGAATTTGCCTTTTTCATTCTTAGAGGAAAA encodes the following:
- a CDS encoding helix-turn-helix domain-containing protein: MKTLSIISNDINELFTDLQRQLGGQLEVKSNEFQLQIDNEIAKGRISGIPVENAILYMEYDLVFHEDLSILYKIDQSNSVYFGYCSQGTIKQSTGTGEDTKEIEAFQTIIFSNTDQNKNALRFSANEHIKFSIVIVDALSVSDHELRSQLKNTFLDSTNSQAFSYVGSLNLRIFDKIQSLKAISEDALVRNLLTNSTIYLILALEIEQHRLDTMTNDTAAFQLNQYEMKMVKELSDSIIKHPAMPYSIKYLSKRSGLSPLKLQEGFKILHNRTVTDFVRNARVEIAENLIRTSELNISEIVYTIGLTSRSYFSKIFKEKYNCCPKYYQNRSALSL
- a CDS encoding IS1380 family transposase, producing the protein MKITTSLENINSFGGLNFISSEFDQLELPKLITSSLGSRSLLTTYQYHDIIKNIWMILFSGGDCAEDIQTNLKSELSNVLNMKICSADTILRLQKELSLVKEIHLSKNNVENQFSNHPFLNKLNLSILLLTNQLEKGKSYDLDFDNQFIACEKYDAKKGYKKLRGYFPGIATIGKNIVYLENRNGNCNVKFKQEETLSNVYKMLQSNNISVKRSRMDCGSFTKAVIDVVQENSELFYIRAQRCSELNETIKAVKKWKKVTIGFKEFEVASVNYIPFNGNKTYRYVVSREANKNSQIDVFQGDNFIYRAIIINDNEMSDQEVVCFYNQRGGSEKIFDEMNNDFGWGNLPFSFLEENTVYMLITAMCRNFYLYFIEKIAHKIPFIEKNFRLKKFIFRFVVVPFKWIKKGGQKTLKLFTDKPYQLLI